One genomic window of Micromonospora sp. WMMD1128 includes the following:
- a CDS encoding ABC transporter permease: MTATAVKKERPAGLAPAPTVGTHVNNYWRRVRGGDIGALPAVVMLVALAVGFSIARPSFFTAGNLANLFTQGAAVTLIAMGLVFVLLLGEIDLSAGFASGVCAAILANTVTVLGYPWYVAVVAAVGTGVVIGVVLGLLVAKVGIPSFVVTLAGFLAFQGVVLTLMDEGANISVRDSVLVAIANRNLPPVLGWALAVLAVAGYAAVQLLRYRNRSARGLVTDPIAVVAARIGGLAVILGVAVYVLNLERSRNVLVVSLKGVPIVVPIIALLLVVWTFVLQRTSYGRHIYAVGGNAEAARRAGISVDRIRVSVFVICSGMAAIGGIVAASRANSVDPNTGGSNVLLYAVGAAVIGGTSLFGGKGRVLDAVLGGAVVAVIDNGMGLMGYSSGVKFVVTGVVLLAAATIDALSRRRAAATGTR, encoded by the coding sequence ATGACCGCCACCGCCGTGAAGAAGGAACGCCCGGCCGGCCTGGCACCGGCACCGACCGTGGGCACCCACGTGAACAACTACTGGCGCCGGGTACGCGGTGGCGACATCGGCGCCCTGCCGGCCGTGGTGATGCTCGTCGCGCTCGCCGTCGGCTTCTCGATCGCCCGCCCGTCGTTCTTCACCGCCGGCAACCTCGCCAACCTGTTCACCCAGGGCGCGGCCGTCACGCTCATCGCGATGGGCCTGGTCTTCGTCCTGTTGCTCGGCGAGATCGACCTCTCCGCCGGCTTCGCCAGCGGTGTCTGCGCCGCCATCCTGGCCAACACCGTCACCGTGCTCGGCTATCCCTGGTACGTGGCGGTGGTCGCCGCCGTCGGCACCGGCGTGGTGATCGGCGTCGTGCTCGGCCTGCTGGTCGCGAAGGTCGGCATCCCGTCCTTCGTGGTCACGCTCGCCGGCTTCCTCGCGTTCCAGGGCGTCGTGCTGACGCTGATGGACGAGGGCGCCAACATCTCGGTCCGGGACAGCGTGCTGGTGGCGATCGCCAACCGCAACCTCCCGCCCGTGCTGGGCTGGGCGCTGGCCGTGCTGGCCGTCGCCGGGTACGCGGCCGTGCAGTTGCTGCGCTACCGCAACCGGTCGGCCCGTGGTCTGGTCACCGACCCGATCGCGGTGGTGGCCGCCCGCATCGGTGGCCTCGCCGTGATCCTCGGCGTCGCGGTCTACGTGCTCAACCTGGAGCGCAGCCGCAACGTCCTGGTGGTCTCGCTCAAGGGCGTGCCGATCGTGGTGCCGATCATCGCGCTGCTGCTTGTCGTCTGGACGTTCGTGCTCCAGCGCACCAGCTACGGCCGGCACATCTACGCGGTCGGCGGCAACGCCGAGGCGGCCCGCCGGGCCGGCATCAGCGTGGACCGGATCCGCGTCTCCGTCTTCGTCATCTGCTCCGGGATGGCGGCCATCGGTGGCATCGTGGCGGCCAGCCGGGCCAACTCGGTCGACCCCAACACCGGCGGCAGCAACGTGCTGCTCTACGCCGTCGGCGCGGCGGTGATCGGCGGCACCAGCCTCTTCGGCGGCAAGGGCCGCGTCCTCGACGCCGTGCTCGGTGGCGCGGTGGTCGCGGTGATCGACAACGGCATGGGACTGATGGGGTACAGCTCGGGCGTCAAGTTCGTGGTCACCGGCGTGGTCCTGCTCGCCGCCGCGACCATCGACGCGCTGTCGAGGCGGCGAGCCGCCGCCACCGGCACGCGCTGA
- the tsaD gene encoding tRNA (adenosine(37)-N6)-threonylcarbamoyltransferase complex transferase subunit TsaD: protein MADEPLILGIETSCDETGVGIVRGHTLLADALASSVEEHARFGGVVPEVASRAHLEAIVPTMDRALREAGVTIADVDAIAVTSGPGLAGALLVGVAAAKGYAVAAEKPVYGVNHLAAHVAVDTLEHGPLPEPAIALLVSGGHSSLLRVDDLARGVVPLGATIDDAAGEAFDKVARLLGLPFPGGPHIDREARAGDPASIAFPRGLTAAKDLAGHRFDFSFSGLKTAVARWVEARQRAGEPVPVADVAASFQEAVCDVLVGKALDACRSSGIDTLVIGGGVAANSRLRAMAEQRAARHGVRVRTPRPKLCTDNGAMVAALGSHLVAAGVAPSRLDLPADSAMPLTVVSVGPQEGTE from the coding sequence ATGGCTGACGAACCACTGATTCTCGGCATCGAGACCTCCTGCGACGAGACCGGCGTGGGCATCGTGCGCGGGCACACGCTCCTGGCCGACGCGCTTGCGTCGAGCGTCGAGGAGCATGCCCGGTTCGGCGGGGTGGTGCCGGAGGTGGCCAGCCGGGCGCACCTGGAGGCGATCGTGCCGACCATGGACCGGGCGCTGCGGGAAGCCGGCGTCACCATCGCCGACGTGGACGCGATCGCGGTGACCTCCGGGCCGGGCCTGGCCGGCGCGCTGCTCGTCGGCGTCGCCGCCGCGAAGGGCTACGCGGTGGCCGCGGAGAAGCCGGTGTACGGGGTGAACCACCTCGCCGCGCACGTGGCCGTGGACACGCTTGAGCACGGCCCGTTGCCCGAGCCGGCGATCGCGCTGCTGGTCTCCGGCGGGCACTCGTCGCTGCTGCGCGTCGACGACCTGGCCCGGGGCGTCGTGCCGCTCGGCGCCACCATCGACGACGCGGCCGGGGAGGCGTTCGACAAGGTGGCCCGCCTGCTCGGGTTGCCCTTCCCGGGCGGGCCGCACATCGACCGGGAGGCGCGCGCCGGTGATCCGGCCTCGATCGCGTTCCCGCGCGGGCTGACCGCCGCGAAGGACCTGGCCGGGCACCGCTTCGACTTCTCCTTCTCCGGCCTGAAGACGGCGGTGGCCCGCTGGGTGGAGGCGCGGCAACGGGCCGGTGAGCCGGTGCCGGTGGCCGACGTGGCGGCGTCCTTCCAGGAGGCGGTCTGCGACGTGCTCGTCGGCAAGGCACTCGACGCCTGTCGCAGCAGCGGGATCGACACGCTTGTGATCGGCGGCGGGGTGGCGGCCAACTCGCGGCTGCGGGCGATGGCCGAGCAGCGGGCCGCGAGGCACGGCGTCCGGGTGCGTACGCCCCGGCCGAAGCTCTGCACGGACAACGGCGCGATGGTGGCGGCGCTCGGTTCGCACCTGGTCGCCGCGGGTGTCGCCCCAAGCCGGCTGGACCTGCCGGCCGACTCGGCGATGCCGCTGACCGTGGTCAGCGTCGGACCGCAGGAGGGGACCGAATGA
- the rimI gene encoding ribosomal protein S18-alanine N-acetyltransferase, giving the protein MRLSRFRWWQVDEVLPIEADLFGAEQWSPGMFWNELANGHFYLVAVDDDGGVAGYAGLAVAPPDEAWVQNIAVRRDAQRRGVGRALLEALLAEAARRGVRSTLLEVAADNAPAQRLYATYGFEPIGVRRGYYQPSNTDALVMQRTED; this is encoded by the coding sequence ATGAGGCTGAGTCGGTTCCGCTGGTGGCAGGTGGACGAGGTGCTGCCCATCGAGGCGGACCTGTTCGGCGCCGAGCAGTGGTCGCCGGGGATGTTCTGGAACGAACTCGCCAACGGGCACTTCTATCTGGTCGCCGTCGACGACGACGGCGGCGTGGCCGGGTACGCCGGGCTGGCCGTGGCCCCGCCGGACGAGGCGTGGGTGCAGAACATCGCGGTCCGCCGGGACGCTCAGCGCCGCGGCGTGGGTCGGGCGCTGCTGGAGGCGCTGCTCGCCGAGGCGGCCCGGCGCGGCGTCCGCAGCACGTTGCTGGAGGTCGCCGCCGACAACGCCCCGGCGCAGCGCCTGTACGCCACGTACGGCTTCGAGCCGATCGGCGTGCGGCGCGGCTACTACCAACCGAGCAACACCGACGCGCTGGTCATGCAGCGCACCGAGGACTGA
- a CDS encoding substrate-binding domain-containing protein: MRKGFLTFAAVGLLATGSMAACGDDGGSDQAGGSNDKKPKIGVILPDSKSSARWEGADRKYLKEAFDAAGVESDIQNAQNDKTAFQTIADQMITNGVNVLMIVNLDSGTGKAVLDKAKSQGVATIDYDRLTLGGSAQYYVSFDNEAVGKLQGEGLVKCLTDKGAKNPAISYLNGSPTDNNATLFKNGYDSVLKPKFDANEYTKVADDSVPAWDNAQAATIFEQQMTKARGKIDGVLAANDGLGNAAISVLKKNKLNGKVPVTGQDATKEGLQNILAGDQCMTVYKAVKKEADAASELAIALAKGEKKDTGQTVKDPEGNRDVPSVLLEPKAIYKENVKDVVADGYVTKDELCTGAFAKLCTDAGVS, encoded by the coding sequence ATGCGCAAGGGCTTCCTCACCTTCGCGGCCGTCGGCCTCCTCGCGACCGGCAGCATGGCCGCCTGCGGCGACGACGGCGGTTCCGACCAGGCCGGCGGTTCGAACGACAAGAAGCCGAAGATCGGCGTGATCCTGCCGGACAGCAAGTCCTCCGCCCGCTGGGAGGGCGCGGACCGCAAGTACCTCAAGGAGGCGTTCGACGCCGCCGGGGTCGAGTCCGACATCCAGAACGCGCAGAACGACAAGACCGCGTTCCAGACCATCGCCGACCAGATGATCACCAACGGCGTCAACGTGCTGATGATCGTCAACCTGGACTCCGGCACCGGTAAGGCCGTGCTCGACAAGGCCAAGTCGCAGGGCGTGGCCACCATCGACTACGACCGGCTGACCCTGGGCGGCTCCGCCCAGTACTACGTCAGCTTCGACAACGAGGCCGTCGGCAAGCTCCAGGGCGAGGGCCTGGTCAAGTGCCTGACCGACAAGGGCGCCAAGAACCCGGCGATCTCCTACCTCAACGGTTCGCCGACCGACAACAACGCCACCCTGTTCAAGAACGGGTACGACTCGGTGCTCAAGCCGAAGTTCGACGCGAACGAATACACCAAGGTCGCCGACGACTCGGTGCCGGCCTGGGACAACGCGCAGGCCGCGACCATCTTCGAGCAGCAGATGACCAAGGCCCGCGGCAAGATCGACGGCGTGCTCGCCGCCAACGACGGCCTCGGCAACGCGGCCATCTCGGTGCTGAAGAAGAACAAGCTCAACGGCAAGGTCCCGGTGACCGGCCAGGACGCCACCAAGGAGGGTCTGCAGAACATCCTCGCCGGTGACCAGTGCATGACCGTCTACAAGGCGGTCAAGAAGGAGGCGGACGCCGCCTCCGAGCTGGCCATCGCGCTCGCCAAGGGCGAGAAGAAGGACACCGGCCAGACCGTCAAGGACCCGGAGGGCAACCGGGACGTCCCGTCCGTGCTGCTCGAGCCGAAGGCCATCTACAAGGAGAACGTCAAGGACGTCGTGGCAGACGGCTACGTCACCAAGGACGAGCTCTGCACCGGTGCTTTCGCCAAGCTCTGCACCGACGCCGGCGTGAGCTGA
- a CDS encoding ATP-binding cassette domain-containing protein has product MSATPLLELRGIDKSFGPVQVLRDVALTAHAGEVTALVGDNGAGKSTLVKCISGIYPTDAGQFLFDGRPVSINSPRDAAALGIEVVYQDLALCDNLDIVQNMFLGREKHSGIVLDEPTMEQMAAETLDGLSVRTVKSLRQHVSSLSGGQRQTVAIAKAVLWNSKLVILDEPTAALGVAQTAQVLELVRRLADNGLAVVLISHNMNDVFAVSDRIAALYLGQMVAQVKTTDITHSQVVELITAGRSGDLGLAGEPGSNGTGAAPVDTTPGAVR; this is encoded by the coding sequence GTGTCCGCAACCCCCCTGCTGGAGCTACGCGGGATCGACAAGAGCTTCGGTCCCGTCCAGGTGCTGCGTGACGTCGCGCTCACGGCACACGCCGGCGAGGTGACCGCGCTCGTCGGTGACAACGGCGCCGGCAAGTCGACCCTGGTCAAGTGCATCAGCGGCATCTATCCCACCGACGCCGGCCAGTTCCTCTTCGACGGCAGGCCGGTGAGCATCAACAGCCCTCGGGACGCCGCCGCGCTCGGGATCGAGGTCGTCTACCAGGACCTGGCACTCTGCGACAACCTCGACATCGTGCAGAACATGTTCCTCGGCCGGGAGAAGCACAGCGGCATCGTGCTCGACGAGCCGACCATGGAGCAGATGGCCGCCGAGACCCTGGACGGCCTCAGCGTCCGCACCGTGAAGTCGTTGCGCCAGCACGTGTCCAGCCTCTCCGGCGGGCAGCGGCAGACCGTCGCCATCGCCAAGGCCGTGCTCTGGAACAGCAAGCTGGTCATCCTGGACGAGCCCACCGCCGCGCTCGGCGTCGCGCAGACCGCCCAGGTGCTGGAGCTGGTCCGCCGGCTCGCCGACAACGGCCTGGCCGTGGTGCTCATCTCGCACAACATGAACGACGTCTTCGCGGTCTCCGACCGGATCGCCGCGCTCTACCTCGGCCAGATGGTCGCCCAGGTGAAGACCACCGACATCACCCACTCGCAGGTGGTCGAGCTGATCACCGCCGGCCGCTCCGGCGACCTCGGCCTCGCCGGCGAACCGGGCAGCAACGGCACCGGCGCCGCGCCCGTCGACACCACTCCAGGAGCCGTCCGATGA
- the groES gene encoding co-chaperone GroES, translated as MPVTTATKVAIKPLEDRIVVQANEAETTTASGIVIPDTAKEKPQEGTVLAVGPGRIDDKGNRVPVDVKVGDTVLYSKYGGTEVKYAGEEYLVLSARDVLAVIEK; from the coding sequence ATGCCCGTGACTACCGCGACCAAGGTTGCGATCAAGCCGCTCGAGGACCGCATCGTGGTGCAGGCGAACGAGGCCGAGACCACCACCGCCTCGGGCATCGTGATCCCCGACACCGCCAAGGAGAAGCCGCAGGAGGGCACCGTCCTCGCTGTCGGCCCGGGCCGGATCGACGACAAGGGCAACCGCGTGCCGGTCGACGTGAAGGTCGGCGACACCGTTCTCTACTCGAAGTACGGCGGCACCGAGGTCAAGTACGCCGGCGAGGAGTACCTGGTGCTCTCCGCCCGCGACGTCCTCGCGGTCATCGAGAAGTAA
- the tsaB gene encoding tRNA (adenosine(37)-N6)-threonylcarbamoyltransferase complex dimerization subunit type 1 TsaB, which yields MLVLVVDSSTSAVTAALAEVSADGVALRASRCTVDARAHGELLAPQVDAVLADVGARPADLAAIVAGLGPGPFTGLRVGLVTAATMGQVLGVPTYGVCSLDGLGLPPSDDGETVLAASDARRREVYWAVYDGAGRRVAGPDVAAPAVAAERARDLAVAVAVGDGAHRYADVLGLPVRAEPRYPDPMALAGLAAERIRAGAPGEPLTPLYLRRPDAEAATGHKPVLR from the coding sequence GTGCTCGTACTCGTGGTGGACTCCTCGACGTCCGCGGTGACCGCGGCGTTGGCCGAGGTCTCGGCGGACGGCGTCGCGCTCCGCGCGTCCCGGTGCACGGTCGACGCCCGCGCCCACGGCGAGTTGCTCGCGCCGCAGGTCGACGCGGTGCTCGCCGACGTGGGCGCGCGCCCCGCCGACCTGGCCGCGATCGTCGCCGGGCTCGGCCCCGGGCCGTTCACCGGCCTGCGGGTGGGTCTGGTCACCGCCGCCACGATGGGCCAGGTGCTGGGCGTGCCGACGTACGGCGTCTGCTCGCTCGACGGCCTCGGCCTGCCGCCGTCGGACGACGGTGAGACGGTGCTGGCGGCGAGCGACGCGCGGCGGCGGGAGGTCTACTGGGCCGTCTACGACGGCGCCGGCCGGCGCGTCGCCGGGCCGGACGTGGCCGCACCGGCGGTGGCCGCCGAGCGCGCCCGCGACCTGGCCGTCGCCGTCGCCGTCGGCGACGGCGCGCACCGGTACGCGGACGTGCTGGGGCTGCCGGTGCGGGCCGAGCCGCGTTACCCGGACCCGATGGCGCTGGCCGGCCTCGCCGCGGAACGGATCCGGGCGGGCGCGCCGGGCGAGCCGCTCACCCCGCTCTACCTGCGCCGGCCGGACGCGGAAGCGGCCACCGGCCACAAGCCGGTCCTGCGATGA
- the ybaK gene encoding Cys-tRNA(Pro) deacylase produces the protein MAGRGTPATALLTKRKIVHSTHPYDVSPDAPNYGALVAAALGVPPERVFKTLVSDVDGELTVAVVPVTGELDLKALAAAVGGKRAMLADRIAAERATGYVRGGISPLGQRRALPTVVDASALAHPTVYVSAGRRGLQVQLAPADLVALTGAVTAPVAGR, from the coding sequence ATGGCGGGACGGGGCACTCCGGCGACCGCGCTGCTGACCAAGCGCAAGATCGTGCACAGCACGCATCCGTACGACGTCTCGCCGGACGCGCCGAACTACGGCGCGCTTGTCGCCGCCGCGCTCGGGGTGCCACCGGAGCGGGTGTTCAAGACGCTTGTCTCGGACGTCGACGGCGAGCTGACCGTGGCGGTGGTGCCGGTGACCGGCGAGCTGGACCTGAAGGCGCTGGCCGCGGCCGTCGGCGGTAAGCGGGCCATGCTGGCCGACCGGATCGCGGCCGAGCGGGCGACCGGGTACGTGCGGGGCGGGATCAGTCCGCTCGGGCAACGCCGGGCGCTGCCGACAGTGGTCGACGCCTCCGCGCTGGCGCACCCGACGGTGTACGTCTCGGCCGGCCGCCGGGGTCTGCAGGTGCAGCTCGCCCCGGCCGACCTGGTCGCGCTGACCGGGGCCGTGACCGCCCCCGTCGCCGGGCGCTGA
- a CDS encoding ROK family transcriptional regulator, whose protein sequence is MRAGPSQDEIRRQNLGALLRYVHVHGATTRAELTTALGLNRSTIGALTADLAAAGLVSEGTPKETGRAGRPSLVVRPESGRVYAYAYSVEVDRLRAARVGLGGEVLDRRELDRPRNLVAGEAAPLLAGAVKEMHQTVPAESFCVGAGVAVCGMVRRDDGLVRLSPTTGWVDEPIGAALAAELGIDVPITVGNVADVAAFAEHARGAATGCDNVIYLYGDVGVGAGIIAGGRRLTGHGGYGGEVGHMVVVRDGARCDCGRRGCWETEIGEYGLLRAADRADARGRDALLGVFDAADRGDARAQSAVRQAGDWLGFGVANLVNIFNPEMVIFGGTMRDLYLAAAAQVRSRLNRNGLPACLEHVRLRTPKLGDDAALVGAAELAFERLLADPLN, encoded by the coding sequence ATGCGCGCGGGTCCCAGCCAGGACGAGATCCGCCGGCAGAACCTGGGCGCATTGCTCCGCTACGTGCACGTGCACGGCGCCACCACCCGCGCCGAGCTGACCACCGCGCTCGGGCTCAACCGCAGCACCATCGGCGCGCTGACCGCGGACCTGGCCGCCGCCGGCCTGGTCAGCGAGGGGACACCGAAGGAGACCGGCCGGGCCGGACGACCGTCACTCGTCGTCCGGCCCGAGTCGGGCCGGGTCTACGCGTACGCGTACAGCGTCGAGGTGGACCGGCTGCGGGCCGCGCGGGTCGGGCTCGGCGGCGAGGTGCTCGACCGCCGGGAGCTGGACCGGCCGCGCAACCTCGTCGCCGGAGAGGCCGCCCCGCTGCTGGCCGGCGCGGTCAAGGAGATGCACCAGACGGTGCCGGCGGAGTCGTTCTGCGTCGGCGCCGGGGTCGCGGTCTGCGGCATGGTGCGCCGCGACGACGGGCTGGTGCGGCTCAGCCCCACCACCGGCTGGGTGGACGAGCCGATCGGCGCGGCGCTCGCCGCCGAGCTGGGCATCGACGTACCCATCACGGTGGGCAACGTGGCTGACGTGGCCGCCTTCGCCGAACACGCCCGCGGCGCGGCCACCGGCTGCGACAACGTGATCTACCTGTACGGCGACGTGGGCGTCGGCGCCGGCATCATCGCCGGCGGGCGGCGGCTGACCGGGCACGGCGGCTACGGCGGCGAGGTCGGCCACATGGTGGTGGTCCGCGACGGCGCGCGCTGCGACTGCGGCCGGCGCGGTTGCTGGGAGACCGAGATCGGCGAGTACGGGCTGCTGCGCGCCGCCGACCGGGCCGACGCGCGCGGTCGCGACGCCCTGCTCGGGGTCTTCGACGCGGCCGACCGCGGGGACGCCCGGGCGCAGAGCGCGGTCCGGCAGGCCGGCGACTGGCTCGGCTTCGGCGTGGCGAACCTGGTCAACATCTTCAACCCGGAGATGGTCATCTTCGGGGGCACCATGCGCGACCTCTACCTGGCCGCCGCCGCCCAGGTGCGCAGCCGGCTCAACCGCAACGGGCTGCCCGCCTGCCTGGAACACGTGCGGCTGCGTACCCCGAAACTCGGCGACGACGCGGCGCTGGTCGGCGCCGCCGAGTTGGCTTTCGAACGCCTCCTTGCCGACCCGCTGAACTGA
- a CDS encoding DUF4142 domain-containing protein, whose product MASLESARRRLAHRVTLLLVAIGAGIGVLPGAALAAPNPGVQMNAADMTLLNGVRLAGLWEMPAGMMAAERGQSPRVREVGAEIARQHGVLDELVVEAANKLGAVLPTDPTTQQKGWLTEMQNATGAQFDQIFVTRLRVAHGNIFPVIGAVRASTKDPVVRKLAEDANKFVNDHMTMLESTGLVRWQQLPPPALPAAQRDSLVAAAQANAAGGGGLQVGTGIVWAVFLIALGTGGYTTWRLMRRS is encoded by the coding sequence ATGGCATCGCTGGAATCCGCACGTCGCCGGCTGGCGCACCGGGTGACCCTGCTGCTCGTCGCGATCGGCGCGGGGATCGGCGTTCTTCCCGGCGCGGCGCTGGCCGCACCCAATCCCGGCGTGCAGATGAACGCCGCCGACATGACGCTGCTCAACGGCGTCCGGCTGGCCGGGCTCTGGGAGATGCCGGCCGGGATGATGGCCGCCGAGAGGGGCCAGTCCCCCCGGGTACGGGAGGTCGGCGCGGAGATCGCCCGCCAGCACGGCGTGCTTGACGAGTTGGTGGTCGAGGCGGCCAACAAGCTGGGCGCGGTCCTGCCGACGGACCCGACGACCCAGCAGAAGGGGTGGCTGACCGAGATGCAGAACGCCACCGGCGCACAGTTCGACCAGATTTTCGTCACCCGGCTCCGGGTCGCCCACGGCAACATCTTCCCGGTGATCGGCGCGGTCCGGGCCAGCACCAAGGACCCGGTCGTGCGCAAGCTCGCCGAGGACGCGAACAAGTTCGTCAACGACCACATGACCATGCTGGAGAGCACCGGGCTGGTCCGCTGGCAGCAGTTGCCGCCGCCCGCGCTGCCGGCGGCGCAGCGGGACTCGCTTGTCGCCGCCGCCCAGGCCAACGCCGCCGGCGGTGGCGGGCTCCAGGTGGGCACCGGGATCGTGTGGGCGGTCTTCCTGATCGCGCTGGGCACCGGTGGATACACGACCTGGCGGTTGATGCGCCGCTCCTGA
- a CDS encoding methyltransferase domain-containing protein yields MDLDQLAALRTPEGSAALDAAARVAGGDPLTAAGALRSAGVPAGLAAAALTQAELRRRAVGKFGSAAARMFLTRAGLEQATRRVVADRRAARLRAAGVTTLADLGCGLGADALAAARAGIRVYGVEADPVTAAMAAANAEAAGLAELLTVECGDATAFDVTGVEAVFCDPARRRAGTGRRIFDPNAYSPPWDFVTGLAARVPHTVVKVAPGLDHALIPAGAEAEWVSVDGDLVEAALWCGALAEVPRRATLLHEKEGPPLNASGRGGAPSYHLTGTGGEEATVGPVRRFLYDPDPAVVRAHLVAELAADLDATLADPSIAYLYADAARPTPFARCLEITDVLPFSLKRLRALLRERRVGRVEIRKRGSALEPEKLRRDLRLAGDAAASLVLTRVAGAPTTLICRPVPAAG; encoded by the coding sequence GTGGATCTCGACCAGCTCGCCGCCCTGCGTACCCCCGAGGGGTCGGCCGCGCTCGACGCGGCGGCGCGGGTGGCCGGCGGCGACCCGCTGACGGCGGCGGGTGCGCTCCGGTCGGCCGGGGTGCCGGCCGGGCTCGCGGCGGCGGCGCTGACCCAGGCGGAGCTGCGTCGCCGCGCCGTCGGCAAGTTCGGGTCGGCGGCGGCCCGGATGTTCCTCACCCGGGCCGGGCTGGAACAGGCCACCCGGCGGGTGGTCGCCGACCGGCGGGCCGCCCGGCTGCGCGCCGCGGGGGTGACCACGCTGGCCGATCTGGGTTGCGGCCTGGGCGCGGACGCGCTCGCCGCCGCCCGCGCCGGCATCCGGGTGTACGGGGTGGAGGCCGACCCGGTGACCGCCGCGATGGCCGCCGCGAACGCCGAGGCCGCCGGGCTGGCGGAGCTGTTGACGGTGGAGTGCGGCGACGCCACGGCGTTCGACGTGACCGGGGTGGAGGCGGTCTTCTGCGACCCGGCCCGGCGGCGGGCCGGCACCGGCCGGCGGATCTTCGACCCGAACGCCTACTCGCCGCCCTGGGACTTCGTCACCGGGCTGGCCGCGCGGGTGCCGCACACCGTGGTGAAGGTGGCCCCCGGCCTGGACCACGCGCTGATCCCGGCCGGCGCCGAGGCGGAGTGGGTAAGCGTGGACGGCGACCTCGTCGAGGCGGCCCTCTGGTGCGGCGCGCTGGCCGAGGTCCCCCGCCGCGCCACCCTGCTGCACGAGAAGGAAGGGCCCCCACTTAACGCCTCCGGTAGAGGAGGGGCCCCTTCTTATCACCTCACCGGCACCGGTGGAGAGGAGGCGACGGTGGGGCCCGTGCGGCGGTTCCTGTACGACCCGGACCCGGCCGTGGTCCGCGCGCACCTGGTCGCGGAGCTGGCCGCCGACCTCGACGCCACCCTCGCCGACCCGTCGATCGCCTACCTCTACGCGGACGCGGCGCGGCCCACCCCGTTCGCCCGCTGCCTGGAGATCACCGACGTGCTGCCGTTCTCGCTGAAGCGGCTGCGCGCCCTGCTGCGGGAGCGCCGGGTCGGCCGGGTGGAGATCCGCAAACGCGGGTCGGCGCTGGAGCCGGAGAAGCTGCGCCGCGACCTGCGCCTGGCCGGCGACGCGGCGGCCAGCCTGGTGCTGACCCGGGTGGCCGGCGCGCCCACCACGCTGATCTGCCGGCCGGTGCCGGCCGCCGGCTGA
- the ung gene encoding uracil-DNA glycosylase produces the protein MPDDAPALDLLALLPEPWRAALSPHLDPARTAALAEFVAREYATATVFPPLADLFSAYRLCGPGQTRVLILGQDPYHKAGQAHGLSFSVREGVPVPPSLRNVFKELEADLGVPKPRGGNLDGWAAQGVLLLNSVLTVRQAAPGSHANRGWEEFTDATIRALDGLDQRVVFLLWGGYARKKAALVTNPLHVVLEAGHPSPMNPKGFLGSRPFSAADKALADVGLPTVDWARSAG, from the coding sequence ATGCCCGACGATGCCCCCGCCCTCGACCTGTTGGCGCTCCTGCCCGAGCCGTGGCGTGCGGCCCTCTCCCCGCACCTCGACCCGGCCCGCACCGCGGCGTTGGCCGAGTTCGTCGCCCGGGAATACGCCACCGCCACGGTCTTCCCGCCGCTGGCCGACCTGTTCTCCGCCTACCGGTTGTGCGGGCCGGGTCAGACCCGGGTGCTCATCCTCGGTCAGGACCCCTACCACAAGGCGGGGCAGGCGCACGGCCTGAGCTTCAGCGTGCGCGAGGGTGTGCCGGTGCCGCCGTCGCTGCGCAACGTCTTCAAGGAGCTGGAGGCGGATCTGGGCGTGCCGAAGCCACGCGGCGGCAACCTGGACGGCTGGGCGGCGCAGGGTGTGCTGCTGCTCAACTCGGTGCTGACGGTCCGGCAGGCCGCCCCCGGCTCGCACGCCAACCGGGGCTGGGAGGAGTTCACCGACGCCACCATCCGGGCGCTCGACGGGCTCGACCAGCGGGTGGTCTTCCTGCTCTGGGGCGGCTACGCGCGCAAGAAGGCGGCCCTGGTCACCAACCCGCTTCACGTGGTGCTGGAGGCCGGGCATCCCAGCCCGATGAACCCGAAGGGCTTCCTGGGCAGCCGTCCGTTCAGCGCGGCCGACAAGGCGCTCGCCGACGTGGGCCTGCCCACCGTCGACTGGGCGCGTTCCGCAGGCTGA